One Aphelocoma coerulescens isolate FSJ_1873_10779 chromosome 5, UR_Acoe_1.0, whole genome shotgun sequence DNA segment encodes these proteins:
- the SIX1 gene encoding homeobox protein SIX1 yields MSMLPSFGFTQEQVACVCEVLQQGGNLERLGRFLWSLPACDHLHKNESVLKAKAVVAFHRGNFRELYKILESHQFSPHNHPKLQQLWLKAHYVEAEKLRGRPLGAVGKYRVRRKFPLPRTIWDGEETSYCFKEKSRGVLREWYAHNPYPSPREKRELAEATGLTTTQVSNWFKNRRQRDRAAEAKERENTENNNAATNKPNQLSPLDGSKPLMSSSEEEFSPPQSPDQNSVLLLQGNLNHARSSGYSLSGLAASQTPHSLQGHQLQDSLLGPLTSSLVDLGS; encoded by the exons ATGTCGATGCTGCCGTCGTTTGGCTTCACGCAGGAGCAGGTCGCCTGCGTCTGCGAGGTGCTGCAGCAAGGGGGGAACCTGGAGAGGCTGGGCCGGTTCCTCTGGTCGCTGCCGGCCTGCGACCACCTGCACAAGAACGAGAGCGTCCTCAAGGCCAAGGCGGTGGTGGCCTTCCACCGCGGCAACTTCCGCGAGCTCTACAAGATCCTGGAGAGCCACCAGTTCTCCCCCCACAACCACCccaagctgcagcagctctggctgaaggCGCACTACGTGGAAGCCGAGAAGCTGCGGGGCAGACCCTTGGGCGCCGTCGGCAAATACCGCGTCCGCCGAAAATTCCCTTTGCCCCGCACCATCTGGGACGGCGAGGAAACCAGCTACTGCTTCAAGGAGAAATCCCGGGGCGTGCTGCGGGAATGGTACGCCCACAACCCCTACCCGTCCCCCCGGGAGAAGCGGGAGTTGGCGGAAGCCACCGGTCTCACCACTACCCAGGTCAGCAACTGGTTCAAGAACAGGAGGCAACGGGACCGAGCGGCGGAGGCGAAGGAAAG AGAGAACACGGAAAACAACAACGCGGCCACCAACAAACCGAACCAACTCTCGCCTCTGGATGGGAGCAAACCCCTCATGTCGAGCTCCGAGGAAGAGTTTTCTCCTCCCCAAAGCCCGGATCAGAACTCGGTCCTGCTCTTGCAGGGGAACCTCAACCACGCCAGGAGCTCCGGCTATTCCCTGAGCGGCTTAGCCGCATCCCAGACCCCTCACAGCCTCCAAGGCCACCAGCTCCAGGACTCGCTGCTGGGACCCCTCACGTCCAGCCTGGTGGATCTGGGATCCTAA